The nucleotide window CGGTCTACCTGGGCGTCAACGAGCGCGAGCGGGGCGGGCCCGACCTGGTGGGATCGGCCGTAGACCTGCACACCAAGGGCTGGTTGCCTTACACGCTGCGGTGGACGCTGCGCATCACCGAGCCGGTGACCGACGAGGGGTTCGCCCTGACGGCCGAGGGCGACCTCGAAGGCGAAGGCCGGTGGTTCTTCGAGCAGGACGGGCCCGAGGTCGTGATCACCTATCACTGGCGGGTGGCGGCCAACAAGCCCCTGCTGCGCCGCCTGAGCTGGCTGCTCAAGCCCGCCTTCGCGGCTAATCACCGCTGGGCCATGGCCCGGGGCGAGGAGAGCCTGGCCCTCGAGCTGCGCCGGCGGCGGGCGGCCACCGACGAGGAACGAGCCCGCGTCCCGCCTCCGCCTCCGGCCACGTTCGGCCGGCTGGTGCGGTAGTGGTCCGGCCCGACATGGCCGGGCTTGGTCAGAAGACTCGGGGGAGGGGCCGTGTCTCGGCCCGCCAGTGGGCCGGGGCCTTGCCCAGCTCCCGCTTGAAGGCCCGGCTGAACGCCTCCTCGGACCGGTAGCCGACGCGGGCGCCGATCTCGCCCACGCCCAGTTGGGTCGTACGCAGGAGGCCGGCCGCCATGCTCAGGCGCCACTCGGTCAAGTAGCGGATGGGCGGGCGTCCGAGCAGGGCGCCGAACCGCTCGACCAGGACGGTGCGCGAGGCGGCCACGGCCGAGGCCAAGTCCTTGACGGTCCACTCCCGGGCCGGGTCGCCATGCAGGAGGGTGAGGGCCGGTCCGACCACCGGGTCGCGCAGGGCGGCCAGCCAGCCCGTCAGGTCGGCCTCACCGCTCTCCAGGTAGAGGCGCAGCACCTCGGTGAACAGCAGTTCGGGCAGCCGCTGGTTCATGTGGGCCGAGGGCTGCCCCGACTGGGAGGCCATGAGGGCGTACTCCACGCTGGCCGAGAGCCACGTGGCGGCCGGGCCCGCAGGTGGGCGCACGACGAACAGCGGGGGCAGGGCACGCAGCACGGGGTCGAACAAGAGGGCGTCGCCCTGGAGGTAGCCGCACACGACCAGCGTGTAGTCGCCGTCGCCGCCGTAGTCGATGTAGGGGAACTCCTTCCAGGGTGGGGCGGGGAGCAGGCTGGCGATGGGCACCGGTTCGGCGTCCTCGTAGGAGCCGATGGAGTGGGTGTCCCCGTAGGGCATGACGACCACGTCGCCCCGCTCCAGGGGGTGCCGCTGACCGTCCTCCATGGCGATCCAGCACCGGCCCTCGCCGATGATGTGGAACAGGACCAGGCTGCCCGCGCCCGGCAGCAGGGCCTCGGCCAGCTCCCGGCCCGGCGGTGAGGTGTATGCCCACGGCGCCCGGAAGTCGGCCCGGAGGAACAGCGCCCCTTCCAGCCGTACCAGGTCGAGCACCTCGGCCAGAGCCGCGAACCGGCCCACCGCGGTTTGCGGCGCCTGGGTCAGCCCCGGCGGTGTCTCGGTCATGGTGCTGCGGCCTCCTTCGCCGGATAGTACGCATAGCACCGTCGCTGTGGCGGTGCGAGAGCGAAGGGAGCAGAAATGCCCAAGTACGTCATCGAGAGAGGCCTGCGAGGAGCGGGCTCGCTGTCCGAGGACGAGATCGCGGCCATCAGCCAGAAGAGCAACTCGGTGCTCGCCGACCTGGGGGGCGACGTCCAGTGGCAGCACAGCTACGTCACCGACGACAAGCTGTTCTGCGTCTACATCGCCCCCGACGCCGGCCGTGTGCTGGAGCACGCGTCCCGGGGCGGGTTCCCGGCCGACAACGTTGCCCGGGTGGTGCGTACGATCGACCCGACGACGGGCGGGCGCTGAGCGAGCCTCGCGGGGCGGGCCCCCGGGGGTTCGGGTAAGTTGCCTCACCCTCCGGGGGACCACTTCGTAGACGGGAGGAAGCGGTGGAGGAGCGCAGCCCGGCCGACGTCCTGAGGCTGGTCGAGGAGTCGGGGGCCGAGATCGTCGACTTCCGCTTCTGCGACCTCCCCGGGCTCATGCAGCACTTCTCGTCGCCGGCTCACGAGCTCAGCGAGGAGGTGTTCGAGTACGGCCTGGGGTTCGACGGGTCGTCGATCCGGGGCTTCCAGGAGATCCAGGAGTCGGACATGATCCTGGTGCCCGACCCCGACACCGCGGTGGTCGACCCGTTCACCGAGCACCGCACCCTCAACCTCAACTGCTTCGTGCTCGACCCGGTGACGGGCGAGCCCTACAGCCGTGACCCCCGCTACGTCGCCCGCAAGGCGGAGGACTACCTGGTGTCGACGGGGATCGCCGACACGGCCTACTTCGGGCCCGAGGCCGAGTTCTACATCTTCAACGACGTGCGCTTCCACCAGGACCAGCACTCGGCCATGTACTCGGTGGACTCCATCGAGGGCGTGTGGAACTCGGGCCGTGACGAGAAGCCCAACTTGGGCTTCAAGCCCCGGTACAAGGAGGGCTACTTCCCAGTCCCGCCCATGGACCACTTCCAGGACGTGCGCTCGGAGATGCTCCTGACCCTCGAACGGCTCGGTATCGAGGTCGAGGTGCAGCACCACGAGGTGGGCACCGCCGGGCAGGCCGAGATCGACATGCGCTTCGACACGCTGCTGCGCATGGCCGACAAGGTCATGCTCTACAAGTACGTCGTCAAGAACGTGGCCCGGGCCCGGGGCCTGACGGCCACGTTCATGCCCAAGCCCCTCTTCGGTGACAACGGTTCGGGCATGCACACCCACCAGTCGCTGTGGCGGGGGGGCGAGCCCCTGTTCTTCAGCGAGACGGGTTACGCGGGCATCAGCGACATGGCCCGCTGGTACATCGGCGGCCTGCTGCGCCACGCCCACTCGCTGCTGGCGTTCGCTGCTCCCACGACCAACTCCTACAAGCGGCTCGTGCCCGGCTACGAGGCCCCCGTCAACCTGGTCTACAGCCAGCGCAACCGGTCGGCGTCGGTACGCATCCCGCTCGTGTCCAAGAGCCCCAAGGCCAAGCGGCTGGAGTTCCGCTGCCCCGACCCGTCGTGCAACCCCTACCTGGCCTTCGCGGCCATGCTCATGGCCGGCCTCGACGGCGTGCAGAACCGCATCGAGCCGCCCGCCCCCGTCGACAAGGACCTCTACGACCTCCCCCCCGAGGAGCTGGCCCGCGTGCCCCAGGTCCCCGGTTCGCTGGAGGAGTCGCTGGCCGCCCTCGAAGCCGACCACGACTACCTCCTGGCCGGCGACGTCTTCACCCCCGACCTCATCGACACCTGGGTCACCTACAAGCGCCTCCGCGAGATCGACGAGGTCCGCCTCCGCCCCGTCCCCTGGGAGTTCTACCTCTACTACGACATCTGAGTGGGGAGGCCGCCGGCCTGCGGTTTCGCGGCGTACCAGGCCTGCCCGGCCGGCTCGCGCAGCTGCCGCCAAGAAGCGCATGCCGGCGAACGCCTGACGCCGACGATCAGCGCAGAACGGTCCGGCGCTTCTGGAACTCCGCTCGGTCCTGATGGGCCCCTGCGGTCGTCCCGGGGCTCGGCCGGTTGTCGGACCGGCTTCGACAGCCCTCGCTGGGCCGCCCCCTGACGCCGATCCGCCTATGCCCGGCGCCGTCGTAGCCGCCGGCCGAGCCAGGTAGCAAGTGCGATGACCGCGCCGGCGAGGATCCCGACCGAGCCAAACCAGGAAACCCCTTCAGCCACGCGGTACCCCCTGGGGGACTCATCGTCCGGCAAGCGCCACTGCTGCGTCTCCGTGTCCCAGACGGCGGCGTTCCGCTTGGTGGCAAGGTCTAGGCGTCGACTGACCGTATCTCCCAGTTCCATCCTCTGATGTTGCCAAACGGCTCGTCGCAGTGACGCCGCCTATTCCTCGTAAAACCGGCTGTCGGGACGTAAGTGTTCACGTAGCTGGCGGCGTGGGTGGCATCCACGGATCGCCCTTGAAGAGCCGGGTGAGGGCGTCGATGGCGGGGACGTCGTGCTTGCGGGTGGTGGACAGGTAGCTGCGTAGGTGGGCG belongs to Actinomycetota bacterium and includes:
- a CDS encoding SRPBCC family protein, with the translated sequence MGTDYRFVTVWRVAATVAEVKAVLSDGASLPRWWPSVYLGVNERERGGPDLVGSAVDLHTKGWLPYTLRWTLRITEPVTDEGFALTAEGDLEGEGRWFFEQDGPEVVITYHWRVAANKPLLRRLSWLLKPAFAANHRWAMARGEESLALELRRRRAATDEERARVPPPPPATFGRLVR
- a CDS encoding AraC family transcriptional regulator; its protein translation is MTETPPGLTQAPQTAVGRFAALAEVLDLVRLEGALFLRADFRAPWAYTSPPGRELAEALLPGAGSLVLFHIIGEGRCWIAMEDGQRHPLERGDVVVMPYGDTHSIGSYEDAEPVPIASLLPAPPWKEFPYIDYGGDGDYTLVVCGYLQGDALLFDPVLRALPPLFVVRPPAGPAATWLSASVEYALMASQSGQPSAHMNQRLPELLFTEVLRLYLESGEADLTGWLAALRDPVVGPALTLLHGDPAREWTVKDLASAVAASRTVLVERFGALLGRPPIRYLTEWRLSMAAGLLRTTQLGVGEIGARVGYRSEEAFSRAFKRELGKAPAHWRAETRPLPRVF
- a CDS encoding DUF4242 domain-containing protein, which translates into the protein MPKYVIERGLRGAGSLSEDEIAAISQKSNSVLADLGGDVQWQHSYVTDDKLFCVYIAPDAGRVLEHASRGGFPADNVARVVRTIDPTTGGR
- the glnA gene encoding type I glutamate--ammonia ligase, which encodes MEERSPADVLRLVEESGAEIVDFRFCDLPGLMQHFSSPAHELSEEVFEYGLGFDGSSIRGFQEIQESDMILVPDPDTAVVDPFTEHRTLNLNCFVLDPVTGEPYSRDPRYVARKAEDYLVSTGIADTAYFGPEAEFYIFNDVRFHQDQHSAMYSVDSIEGVWNSGRDEKPNLGFKPRYKEGYFPVPPMDHFQDVRSEMLLTLERLGIEVEVQHHEVGTAGQAEIDMRFDTLLRMADKVMLYKYVVKNVARARGLTATFMPKPLFGDNGSGMHTHQSLWRGGEPLFFSETGYAGISDMARWYIGGLLRHAHSLLAFAAPTTNSYKRLVPGYEAPVNLVYSQRNRSASVRIPLVSKSPKAKRLEFRCPDPSCNPYLAFAAMLMAGLDGVQNRIEPPAPVDKDLYDLPPEELARVPQVPGSLEESLAALEADHDYLLAGDVFTPDLIDTWVTYKRLREIDEVRLRPVPWEFYLYYDI